One stretch of Euphorbia lathyris chromosome 7, ddEupLath1.1, whole genome shotgun sequence DNA includes these proteins:
- the LOC136200538 gene encoding high mobility group B protein 3-like has translation MKGGKSKADTKSSKLSVNKKPAKPVKKTGKAAKDPNKPKRPASAFFVFMEEFRETYKKEHPKNKSVAAVGKAGGDKWKSLSESEKAPFVAKAEKRKVEYEKKMKAYNKEQSEAPPPKEEEESEKSVSEVNDDDEDDEDGSGDEDDDE, from the exons ATGAAAGGAGGTAAATCCAAGGCCGATACCAAGAGCAGCAA GCTCTCCGTGAACAAGAAACCTGCAAAGCCTGTGAAGAAAACCGGTAAGGCTGCCAAGGACCCTAACAAACCTAAGAGGCCGGCCAGCGCTTTCTTCGTCTTCAT GGAAGAGTTCAGAGAGACATACAAAAAGGAGCATCCTAAAAATAAATCCGTTGCTGCT GTTGGCAAAGCTGGAGGAGATAAATGGAAGTCCTTGTCTGAATCT GAGAAGGCACCTTTTGTGGCCAAGGCTGAGAAGAGGAAGGTTGAGTATGAGAAGAAAATGAAAGCCTACAACAAGGAACAG TCTGAAGCACCACCACCCAAGGAAGAAGAGGAATCTGAGAAGTCAGTCTCTGAGgtgaatgatgatgatgaagatgacGAAGATGGCAGTGGAGAT GAGGATGATGACGAGTAA
- the LOC136234997 gene encoding 12-oxophytodienoate reductase 1-like, producing the protein MEIAEMEEPKIPLLTPFKMGKFQLSHRIVLAPMTRMRSYGFVAQPHAVLYYSQRTTHGGFLIGEAAGVSETAQGLPNTPGIWTREQVEAWKPIVNAVHEKGGIFFCQLWHAGRVSNYSFQPNGQPPISSTDKPLVSEVSIGGTVSPEYSPPRQLKTEEIPEIVNNFRIAARNAIEAGFDGVEIHGANGYLIDQFLKDNVNNRTDEYGGTIENRCRFPLQVAAAIADEIGPDRVGIRLSPYANYNDCSDSNPESLGIHMIESLNKIGILYCHLIEPRMIQQFESHQTTKNLLAMRKVFNGTFIVAGGYGKDNGNEVIANGEADLVAFGRLFLANPDLPKRFEGNSVLNEYDRKTFYTSDPVVGYTDYPFLE; encoded by the exons ATGGAAATTGCAGAAATGGAAGAACCCAAAATCCCTCTTTTAACTCCTTTCAAAATGGGAAAATTCCAACTCTCACACAG AATAGTTTTGGCACCGATGACGAGGATGAGATCTTATGGATTCGTAGCTCAACCGCACGCTGTCTTGTATTACTCTCAAAGAACAACTCACGGTGGTTTCTTGATCGGAGAAGCCGCCGGAGTTTCTGAAACTGCTCAAGG gTTGCCAAATACACCAGGGATATGGACAAGAGAACAGGTAGAAGCATGGAAGCCAATTGTGAATGCTGTTCATGAGAAAGGGGGCATATTTTTTTGCCAATTATGGCATGCAGGCAGAGTTTCCAATTATA GTTTTCAACCAAATGGGCAGCCTCCAATATCTAGTACTGATAAACCATTAGTATCTGAGGTTTCTATTGGTGGCACGGTTTCGCCGGAATATTCTCCTCCGCGGCAGCTCAAAACGGAGGAGATTCCAGAGATTGTCAATAATTTCAGAATTGCTGCAAGAAATGCTATTGAAGCAG GTTTTGACGGAGTAGAGATTCACGGAGCCAACGGTTACCTAATCGATCAATTCCTAAAAGATAATGTAAACAACAGAACAGACGAATACGGAGGAACCATAGAAAACCGGTGCCGATTTCCCCTACAAGTCGCCGCAGCCATCGCCGACGAAATCGGGCCCGATCGAGTCGGAATTAGGCTCTCACCATATGCAAATTACAATGATTGTAGTGATTCAAACCCAGAATCCCTAGGAATTCATATGATTGAATCACTAAATAAAATTGGAATTTTATATTGCCATTTGATTGAACCAAGGATGATCCAACAATTTGAATCTCATCAAACCACAAAGAATCTTTTGGCTATGAGAAAAGTTTTTAATGGAACATTTATAGTTGCTGGAGGATATGGAAAAGATAATGGGAATGAAGTTATTGCTAATGGGGAAGCCGATTTAGTCGCGTTTGGACGGTTGTTTCTCGCTAATCCGGATTTACCGAAACGGTTTGAGGGTAATTCGGTGTTGAATGAGTATGATCGGAAGACGTTTTATACGTCGGATCCTGTTGTTGGCTATACGGATTATCCGTTTTTAGAATAG